One region of Acidobacteriota bacterium genomic DNA includes:
- a CDS encoding FlgD immunoglobulin-like domain containing protein: MKKLILFTSLSLLAALSQPVFSQSPVFTGCPPFVEGGYCDSLVYQVVAIDPSGDDYGRNIRYHLVSGPGQVNEKTGLWVFHPDPAEADPYLINTVEIAASAGQDTTSGDENCTFGVRIRNESPRFESFCGAHFTVLPDDTLRLPLNVHDPDGCDPVVLKISEVTPEVQGTLTLDAATGLLTFVPASADSGMTFTVTLEATDGVNVRSCRLYFDTYPLSPVQLQIETSLGASVGDTVQVAILMNASPVEFGLIDLVVSYNPRLLDFLGASGGPAFFSETEGCSWEYFRFSEQIVSDPGFPERLVRIRGVAESRGHPPHALCYLPEVLPAEFASLEFAVRDAATPHVGITPIRFFWADCRSNLLFSPNGQIAYYSSVVYDLLGYPITQDSVVVGYDGAADVCYLSYPGYRERYRQVEFYNGGISLKGGGPPAPYVVRIEHEAGPYGHGVIQGMPVTLDVTLESIDAGHGLGGFSFLIAYNSVALTLQRVDSGQIYEDCGWEYFSYRHGPFDNCGDGCPNGMVQVVGVAEINNGSHHPGCADPTPYVDGLPVTLAELVFMVTNDRNWENAFIPVRFFWTQCSDNRLSSADGLWSFASRRVFDWDGYLLPLDTAFPTYGGEVPGCGWVEYPGPYSLIDFYGGGVDIIGCDMDILGDINCNGIQYEIADAVLFMEYFKNGLDAFGLFADYSVDASDINRDGTPLSVADLVQLLRIIIGDVVPDHIVKPSPHTASFNPDPITKVVIVDTRDTLAAVHLVFEGEEHIVPGPGVRGFDFISVYDGEVTRVLMSPPISDLYASHFDGGVLVRFSGDGALISADASTQGGRMVPCVIGGYTAVDEAGSDGLPEQFTLSPNYPNPFNPVTTVKFGLPHACRVKLEIYNIAGQRVRTLVDGDRSAGYHAVSWQGTNDAGNRVASGVYLYRITAGDFVQSLKMLLLK; the protein is encoded by the coding sequence ATGAAAAAGTTAATCCTCTTCACGTCGTTGTCTCTTCTGGCTGCTCTTTCTCAACCTGTGTTCTCCCAATCGCCCGTCTTCACCGGGTGTCCGCCTTTTGTCGAGGGCGGCTACTGCGACTCCCTGGTCTACCAGGTGGTCGCGATTGATCCCTCCGGCGACGATTACGGCAGAAACATACGCTACCATCTCGTCTCCGGGCCGGGGCAGGTAAACGAGAAAACCGGCTTGTGGGTTTTTCATCCCGATCCCGCGGAAGCCGACCCGTACCTCATCAATACCGTTGAGATAGCGGCATCGGCAGGTCAGGATACGACCAGCGGCGACGAGAACTGCACCTTCGGTGTTCGCATACGCAACGAATCTCCGCGCTTCGAGTCATTCTGCGGCGCTCATTTCACGGTGCTGCCGGATGACACCCTCAGGCTTCCCCTGAACGTGCACGATCCCGACGGCTGCGATCCGGTCGTTCTGAAGATATCTGAGGTTACGCCGGAGGTGCAGGGTACGCTGACTCTGGACGCCGCCACCGGTCTGCTCACGTTCGTGCCTGCGTCCGCCGACAGCGGCATGACGTTTACCGTGACGCTGGAAGCCACGGATGGCGTGAACGTGCGAAGCTGCCGCCTGTACTTTGACACCTACCCGCTCAGTCCCGTTCAGCTTCAGATTGAGACCAGTCTGGGTGCCTCGGTCGGGGACACAGTCCAGGTGGCTATTCTGATGAACGCCAGCCCGGTCGAGTTTGGCCTGATTGACCTGGTGGTCAGTTACAACCCGCGTCTGCTTGATTTCCTGGGGGCATCCGGCGGGCCGGCCTTTTTCTCCGAGACCGAAGGCTGTTCCTGGGAGTACTTCCGTTTTTCCGAGCAGATCGTGTCCGATCCGGGTTTTCCTGAGCGGCTCGTCCGGATTCGCGGTGTGGCCGAGAGTCGCGGCCACCCCCCGCACGCGCTGTGCTACCTGCCGGAGGTGCTGCCGGCCGAGTTTGCATCGCTCGAGTTTGCGGTAAGAGACGCCGCGACTCCGCACGTGGGAATAACGCCGATTCGCTTTTTCTGGGCCGACTGCCGGAGCAACCTGCTCTTTTCGCCGAACGGGCAAATCGCCTATTATTCCAGCGTTGTGTACGATCTGCTCGGTTACCCGATCACTCAGGATAGCGTGGTCGTCGGGTACGATGGTGCCGCCGATGTGTGCTATCTGTCGTATCCGGGGTATCGGGAGAGATACCGTCAGGTGGAGTTCTACAACGGCGGCATATCGCTAAAGGGTGGTGGTCCGCCGGCCCCGTACGTTGTGAGGATTGAGCACGAGGCCGGTCCTTACGGCCACGGGGTGATTCAGGGGATGCCCGTCACGCTCGATGTAACGCTCGAGAGTATCGACGCCGGCCACGGGCTCGGCGGTTTCAGCTTTCTGATAGCTTACAACTCCGTGGCCCTGACACTTCAGCGGGTTGACAGCGGTCAGATCTACGAAGATTGCGGTTGGGAGTATTTCTCGTACCGGCACGGCCCCTTTGACAATTGCGGCGATGGTTGCCCGAACGGTATGGTTCAGGTTGTCGGCGTTGCGGAAATCAACAATGGCTCGCATCACCCGGGGTGCGCTGATCCGACCCCATATGTCGACGGGCTGCCGGTAACGCTGGCCGAACTGGTCTTCATGGTGACCAACGACAGGAACTGGGAAAACGCGTTTATCCCCGTGCGGTTCTTCTGGACACAGTGCAGCGACAACCGGCTGAGCAGTGCCGACGGTTTGTGGTCGTTCGCATCCCGCAGGGTGTTTGACTGGGACGGGTACCTGCTCCCGCTCGACACCGCTTTCCCGACCTACGGGGGAGAGGTGCCCGGCTGCGGCTGGGTCGAGTACCCCGGACCATACTCGCTGATAGACTTTTACGGCGGGGGCGTCGACATCATTGGCTGCGATATGGACATCCTGGGTGACATCAACTGCAACGGGATTCAATACGAGATCGCCGATGCCGTTCTGTTCATGGAGTACTTCAAGAACGGCCTGGACGCCTTCGGTCTCTTCGCTGACTATTCGGTCGACGCCTCCGATATCAACCGTGACGGCACCCCTCTTTCGGTGGCCGACTTGGTGCAATTGCTGCGCATCATCATCGGTGACGTCGTGCCGGACCACATCGTCAAACCCTCACCGCATACGGCCTCGTTCAATCCGGACCCGATAACCAAAGTGGTCATTGTCGACACACGTGACACGCTGGCAGCTGTACACCTTGTATTCGAGGGTGAGGAGCACATCGTACCCGGCCCCGGAGTGAGAGGGTTTGACTTTATCAGCGTGTATGATGGTGAAGTAACGCGCGTGCTCATGTCTCCGCCGATCAGCGATCTGTATGCTTCACACTTCGACGGCGGCGTACTCGTCCGGTTTTCCGGTGACGGGGCTTTGATCAGCGCTGACGCTTCTACACAGGGCGGTCGCATGGTTCCGTGCGTTATCGGGGGCTACACGGCCGTCGATGAGGCAGGCTCTGACGGTCTGCCGGAGCAGTTCACGCTGTCGCCGAACTACCCGAATCCGTTCAACCCGGTGACTACGGTGAAGTTCGGCCTGCCGCACGCCTGCCGGGTGAAGCTCGAGATTTACAACATCGCCGGGCAGAGGGTAAGAACGCTCGTGGACGGCGACAGGTCCGCCGGTTATCACGCCGTCTCATGGCAGGGCACGAACGACGCGGGCAATCGGGTGGCCAGCGGGGTATATCTATACCGGATTACGGCCGGTGACTTCGTGCAGTCGCTTAAGATGTTGCTTCTGAAGTAG
- a CDS encoding protein kinase gives MMLKPGQTVAHFEIVRQLGAGGMGEVYLAEDKKLARQVALKTVAEGVFEDAERLERFHREARTAARISHPNVMAIYDIGSVRDVTTGRDVNYIVMEYVKGRPLGEYLDVNKPELPKVVRLAEKIAAGLAAAHQMNIVHRDIKMDNILVDEGGKPKILDFGLAKPVEPLQMEGAGEKEQTISQELTKAGKILGTVKYMSPEQVQGKPVDHRSDVFSFGILLYSMCTGESPFAGRTQVSTMAKILEVRHESPRAANEDFPVELERIIDKCLSKDPDDRYQDTRDLVVDLRNLRRQYDSGVTGAISVVTDRELARQRSAGTRPWWGRAIVWAPIVIVTVALLSMLVWFFRESGPGTAAAGQSSLAILGFENKTGDAELDWLETGLPEILLTDLSRSPNLRIIGRQRILESFPADKQTSYTFEDCVQAARSLGADELLSGSFFKLGELIRIDARLEDVGTGRIILGEKVIGPDPFVLVDSLTAKISAQLNLTRADTTRPFALSPDAFKQYHLGMELFRSGLFDEAVAKFNEALAIDSTFALPYMRIAQVHVSQGHLAEAARYLRLAKSFEQKLPLSERSLLDVYADMWLNINYDHAFAKLKSMLRDYPQDAEVRTLYAVLVNAFQRDTVTAFAHLDTVLMTYPTSRSALGRYAEMYEEYGDYGKAIEYTQRLLAVIPDSPFPQLRLVELYSRQGRQEEAAAICEGLLSRFPSDPRPVRLLRRLSILRRDFATSRRYVELLRQQNPDDPYLLAEYYGHLANLSDWGGRFSQAMSYRLAALDHCIATADSMLVFSVLNDIANAFRHYGMPDSALGYSARAFEWAVPYNQFSYAIDLVVADTANAARARPISRKALDDLRARVPRDIWSQAEQVDVIFEGFARADTPAVIDALRLLIEEQAQEASDNVRELGVLLVKSGRYEEGRRVLEPFLSGEYESSSGWTYPYSLYLVGLASEELGDTGRAVECYREMLTYWGNPEIELEEIRDARERLNRLTS, from the coding sequence ATGATGCTCAAACCGGGTCAGACTGTCGCTCATTTTGAGATTGTTCGGCAACTCGGTGCCGGCGGGATGGGGGAAGTCTACCTGGCCGAGGACAAGAAGCTTGCCCGCCAGGTAGCTCTCAAGACTGTGGCAGAGGGTGTCTTTGAGGACGCCGAGCGGCTTGAACGCTTCCATCGCGAAGCGAGGACGGCCGCCCGGATATCCCATCCCAACGTCATGGCGATTTACGATATCGGCAGCGTTCGTGATGTAACGACCGGCCGGGACGTGAATTACATCGTCATGGAGTACGTCAAAGGGCGACCGCTGGGAGAGTATCTGGACGTCAACAAGCCGGAGTTACCCAAGGTCGTGCGGCTGGCGGAGAAGATCGCCGCCGGGCTGGCGGCCGCCCACCAGATGAACATCGTCCACCGCGACATTAAGATGGACAACATCCTTGTCGACGAGGGCGGCAAACCGAAGATACTGGATTTCGGTCTGGCCAAGCCGGTCGAGCCTCTGCAAATGGAAGGTGCGGGCGAAAAAGAGCAGACTATCTCCCAGGAGTTGACAAAGGCGGGGAAGATTCTCGGCACCGTCAAGTACATGTCACCGGAGCAGGTCCAGGGTAAACCCGTTGACCACCGTTCGGACGTCTTCTCGTTCGGTATCCTTCTGTACAGCATGTGCACCGGTGAGTCTCCGTTTGCCGGCAGGACACAGGTATCCACGATGGCCAAGATTCTCGAGGTGCGTCATGAGTCGCCCCGGGCCGCCAACGAGGACTTCCCGGTGGAACTGGAGCGGATCATTGACAAGTGCCTGAGCAAGGATCCGGATGATCGGTACCAGGACACTCGTGATCTGGTGGTCGACCTGAGAAACCTTCGGCGGCAGTACGATTCCGGCGTGACCGGCGCCATCTCCGTGGTGACCGATCGAGAGCTGGCGCGTCAGAGGTCCGCCGGTACAAGGCCCTGGTGGGGGAGGGCAATCGTGTGGGCCCCGATTGTGATCGTGACGGTGGCGTTGCTGAGCATGCTGGTCTGGTTCTTCAGAGAGTCCGGGCCGGGTACGGCCGCCGCCGGTCAGAGCAGCCTGGCCATTCTCGGGTTTGAGAACAAGACGGGTGACGCCGAACTCGACTGGCTCGAAACGGGGCTGCCCGAAATTCTCCTGACGGATCTTTCGCGCAGCCCGAACCTGCGGATTATCGGCCGGCAGCGCATCCTGGAGAGCTTTCCCGCCGATAAACAGACTTCGTACACGTTCGAGGACTGTGTGCAGGCTGCCCGGTCGCTGGGAGCCGACGAGCTGCTTTCCGGTTCGTTCTTCAAACTGGGCGAGTTGATTCGAATCGACGCCCGGTTGGAGGATGTCGGCACCGGGAGGATAATCCTGGGGGAGAAGGTCATTGGGCCGGATCCGTTCGTTTTGGTGGACAGTCTGACAGCCAAGATATCCGCCCAGCTTAACCTCACCCGGGCCGATACGACCCGCCCGTTCGCGTTGTCGCCCGACGCATTCAAGCAGTACCATCTGGGCATGGAGCTCTTCAGGTCCGGCCTTTTTGATGAGGCTGTCGCCAAGTTCAACGAGGCGTTGGCTATCGACTCGACGTTTGCCCTGCCATACATGAGAATAGCGCAGGTTCACGTTTCGCAGGGACATCTGGCCGAAGCTGCCCGATACTTGCGGCTTGCCAAATCGTTCGAGCAGAAGTTGCCGCTCAGCGAGCGCAGCCTGTTGGACGTGTACGCCGACATGTGGCTGAACATCAACTACGACCACGCCTTTGCCAAGCTGAAGTCGATGCTTCGGGATTACCCGCAGGACGCCGAAGTCCGCACTCTGTACGCGGTGCTGGTGAACGCTTTTCAGCGAGACACGGTGACGGCTTTCGCGCACCTCGACACAGTGCTCATGACGTACCCGACCTCCAGGTCGGCTCTGGGTCGATATGCCGAGATGTACGAGGAATACGGTGACTATGGCAAGGCAATTGAGTACACGCAGAGACTCCTGGCCGTTATTCCCGACTCTCCCTTCCCGCAGTTGCGCCTGGTGGAGTTGTACAGTCGGCAGGGCCGACAAGAAGAGGCGGCGGCTATCTGCGAGGGCCTGCTAAGCAGGTTCCCGTCTGATCCCCGGCCCGTTCGTCTGTTAAGACGGCTGTCGATTCTCCGGCGTGATTTTGCAACCAGCCGAAGGTACGTCGAATTGCTCAGGCAACAGAATCCGGATGATCCCTATCTGCTGGCCGAGTACTACGGTCATCTGGCCAACCTGTCCGATTGGGGTGGCAGGTTCAGCCAGGCGATGAGCTATCGGCTCGCGGCCCTCGACCATTGCATAGCTACGGCGGATTCAATGCTTGTGTTCAGTGTGCTTAACGACATAGCCAATGCCTTCAGGCATTATGGCATGCCGGATTCCGCGCTCGGATACAGCGCCCGGGCCTTTGAATGGGCCGTACCCTATAACCAGTTCTCTTATGCTATTGACCTGGTGGTGGCGGACACGGCCAATGCCGCCAGGGCACGACCCATTAGCAGGAAGGCGCTTGACGACCTCCGGGCACGGGTGCCGAGGGATATCTGGTCCCAGGCCGAACAGGTCGACGTAATCTTCGAGGGTTTTGCGCGGGCGGATACCCCGGCCGTCATCGACGCCCTGCGCCTTCTCATCGAGGAGCAGGCACAGGAAGCCTCGGACAATGTACGAGAGCTCGGCGTCCTCCTTGTTAAGTCAGGCCGGTACGAAGAGGGCAGGCGGGTTCTTGAGCCGTTTCTCTCGGGAGAGTATGAATCATCGTCAGGATGGACCTACCCCTATAGTCTCTACCTGGTCGGGTTGGCCAGCGAAGAGTTGGGGGACACTGGCCGAGCGGTTGAGTGTTACCGGGAGATGCTGACCTATTGGGGCAATCCGGAAATAGAGCTGGAGGAGATCCGCGACGCCCGGGAGCGCCTGAACCGGCTTACCAGTTGA
- a CDS encoding efflux RND transporter permease subunit, whose amino-acid sequence MLRDTDSNADGNRTLTGRLIRYCLDNKLIVLFGLVILIGWGMLVAPFDWNLGGIARYPVPVDAIPDIGENQQIVFTEWPGRSPQDVEDQITYPLTVSLMGIPGVRTVRSHSFFGFSSIYVIFRDDVEFYWSRSRILEKLSALPPGTLPDEVQPALGPDATALGQVFWYTLEGRDEHGSPAGGWDLHELRSIQDWTVRYALQSAGGVAEVASIGGHVQEYQIDVNPDVLKTYGITLSEVFQAVKNSNVDVGARSMEMNRVEYVIRGLGSIKSVADIENTVVRVRNNVPLLVRDVAHVSLGPAARRGVLDKGGAEAVGGVVVVRHGENPLAAIKNVKEKIQEISPGLPQKELPDGTVSKLTIVPFYDRTGLIHETLHTLNTALVDEILVTIIVVVFMLMHLRSSLLVSGLLPLTVLTVFIAMKLFGVDANIVALSGIAIAIGTIVDVGIVVSENILRRLDGAAPTENRRDVILQASSEVGGAVLTAIATTVVSFLPVFTMTGPEGKLFTPLAYTKTFALIASVIIGLTIIPPLAHLLFRRGAKGRKASRLLPLGLTLAGLTMLVWSFWWTGALLILGAAFVLVRKRLPNSVSRRIPGLANYFIVTVVGLLLASHWRPLGVQNGLVLNFLFVAVLLGGILYLFHLLQKAYEPILRWCLSHKWQFLLLPMSLVLFGASIWLGFDRIFGFMPDFVRSTAIYSRVSHALPGLGREFMPDLDEGSFLYMPTTMPHASIGEALDVLQLQDKAFSAVPEVESVVGKLGRIDSPLDPAPISMIETVINYRQEYRSDGDGRILKFRYDDKAGQFVRDSLGELIPDEDGKPYRQWRDHIHSPDDIWKELVKAGKITGTTSAPKLQPIAARIVMLQSGMRAPMGVKVKGPDLRTIEEVSLQIERLLKQVPSVEPATVLADRIVGKPYLEIRIDREAIARYGLSIRQVQDVIEVAVGGKRLTTTIEGRQRYPVRVRYPRELRTSIEDLGRVFVAAPNGTQIPLIELAKIEFVRGPMVIKSEDAFLTGYVIFDKKAGHSEVNVVETARAYLNDKIRTGELILPSGASFTFAGSYENQVRAQKKLSIVLPLALVIIFMILYMQFRSVSTSLLVFTGVFVAWSGGFLMLWLYGQNWFLDVSIFGIDLRELFQVRQYNLSVAVWVGFLALFGIATDDGVIIATYLRQVFRAQKPSSVREIREATVLAGKRRIRPALMTSATTILALLPVITSTGKGADIMVPMAIPSFGGMTVVLITTFVVPTLYSAVAEYRLKRQSHPATSEATS is encoded by the coding sequence ATGCTGCGGGACACGGACTCAAATGCGGACGGCAATCGCACCCTGACCGGACGGTTGATACGATACTGCCTTGACAACAAGCTGATCGTCCTGTTCGGCCTGGTTATCCTGATCGGCTGGGGCATGCTGGTCGCCCCGTTCGACTGGAACCTGGGCGGGATTGCCAGATACCCGGTTCCGGTGGACGCCATTCCGGATATCGGCGAAAACCAGCAGATCGTCTTTACGGAATGGCCCGGGCGGTCGCCGCAGGACGTTGAAGACCAGATCACCTATCCCCTGACCGTGTCGCTCATGGGTATACCCGGCGTCAGGACGGTGCGAAGCCACTCCTTCTTCGGGTTCTCGTCCATCTACGTAATTTTCAGGGACGATGTTGAGTTCTACTGGTCCCGTTCCCGTATCCTCGAAAAGCTGAGTGCGCTTCCGCCGGGAACGCTTCCCGACGAGGTGCAACCGGCGCTCGGGCCGGACGCCACGGCCCTGGGGCAGGTTTTCTGGTACACCCTCGAAGGGCGCGACGAGCACGGCAGCCCGGCCGGCGGCTGGGACCTGCACGAACTGCGCTCGATCCAGGACTGGACCGTCAGGTATGCGCTGCAATCCGCGGGCGGCGTAGCCGAAGTCGCCTCCATAGGCGGACACGTGCAGGAGTATCAGATCGACGTCAACCCCGACGTCCTCAAGACCTACGGGATCACTCTGTCCGAGGTGTTCCAGGCCGTCAAAAACTCGAACGTCGACGTCGGCGCCCGATCGATGGAGATGAACAGGGTCGAATACGTCATCCGGGGCCTGGGGTCGATCAAGAGTGTGGCGGACATCGAGAACACCGTGGTGCGGGTCCGCAACAACGTTCCGCTGCTGGTCAGGGACGTGGCCCACGTAAGCCTCGGCCCGGCTGCCCGTCGCGGCGTGCTCGACAAGGGCGGCGCCGAGGCCGTCGGTGGCGTGGTCGTGGTCCGCCACGGGGAGAATCCCCTGGCCGCTATCAAGAACGTCAAAGAAAAAATCCAGGAGATATCCCCCGGCCTGCCGCAGAAGGAGCTGCCCGACGGGACCGTCTCGAAATTGACAATCGTTCCGTTTTATGACCGCACCGGCCTGATTCACGAGACCCTCCACACGCTCAACACGGCGCTCGTGGATGAGATTCTGGTGACCATTATAGTCGTTGTCTTCATGCTGATGCACCTCAGGTCGTCCCTGCTCGTCTCCGGGTTGTTGCCGCTGACCGTACTTACGGTGTTCATCGCCATGAAGCTGTTCGGCGTCGACGCCAACATCGTGGCCCTCTCCGGAATCGCCATCGCCATCGGTACCATCGTCGATGTCGGCATAGTCGTCTCGGAAAACATCCTGCGCCGCCTTGACGGGGCCGCTCCCACCGAGAACCGGAGAGACGTCATCCTGCAGGCGTCCTCCGAGGTGGGCGGTGCCGTTCTGACGGCAATTGCCACCACCGTCGTCTCGTTCCTGCCGGTATTCACAATGACGGGACCTGAGGGCAAGCTTTTCACGCCGCTCGCCTATACCAAAACGTTCGCCCTTATCGCCTCGGTGATCATCGGCCTCACGATCATCCCGCCGCTGGCTCACCTGCTGTTCAGACGCGGCGCGAAAGGTCGGAAGGCCTCGCGGCTGCTTCCCCTGGGGCTGACACTGGCCGGACTTACCATGCTGGTATGGTCCTTCTGGTGGACCGGGGCACTGCTGATCCTGGGCGCCGCATTTGTCCTTGTACGGAAGCGGTTGCCCAATTCCGTGAGCAGGCGCATCCCCGGACTTGCCAACTATTTCATAGTCACCGTCGTTGGGCTTCTGCTGGCGTCGCACTGGCGGCCGCTCGGCGTGCAGAACGGACTCGTGCTCAACTTCCTGTTTGTCGCCGTGCTGCTCGGAGGTATCCTGTACCTCTTTCATCTCCTGCAGAAGGCCTACGAACCGATCCTTCGCTGGTGCCTGAGCCACAAATGGCAGTTCCTGCTCTTGCCGATGTCGCTCGTGCTCTTCGGTGCCTCCATCTGGCTCGGGTTCGACCGGATATTCGGTTTCATGCCGGACTTCGTCCGGTCCACGGCGATTTACAGCCGCGTGAGCCATGCCCTGCCCGGACTGGGCAGGGAATTCATGCCTGATCTCGACGAAGGCTCATTCCTTTACATGCCGACGACCATGCCTCACGCCTCCATCGGTGAAGCGCTCGATGTTCTTCAATTGCAGGACAAGGCATTCTCGGCCGTCCCCGAGGTTGAATCGGTAGTCGGCAAACTGGGACGGATCGACAGTCCCCTGGACCCGGCTCCCATCTCGATGATCGAAACCGTGATCAACTACCGGCAGGAGTATCGAAGCGACGGCGACGGTCGGATACTCAAGTTCCGGTACGATGACAAGGCCGGACAGTTCGTGCGCGATTCGCTGGGTGAGCTGATTCCTGACGAGGACGGCAAGCCGTACCGGCAGTGGCGGGATCACATTCACTCGCCGGATGACATCTGGAAGGAACTGGTCAAGGCGGGCAAAATCACCGGCACGACGTCGGCACCGAAACTACAGCCGATTGCGGCCCGAATCGTCATGCTTCAGTCCGGCATGCGGGCGCCGATGGGCGTGAAGGTCAAGGGCCCGGATCTCCGGACAATCGAAGAGGTCAGCCTGCAGATCGAACGGCTGCTCAAGCAGGTGCCGTCGGTCGAACCGGCGACCGTCCTAGCCGACCGTATTGTCGGCAAGCCGTATCTCGAAATCAGGATTGACCGCGAGGCCATCGCCCGCTACGGGTTGTCGATCCGGCAGGTCCAGGACGTCATCGAGGTAGCCGTCGGAGGCAAGCGGCTGACCACCACCATCGAAGGGCGGCAGCGTTACCCCGTGCGGGTCCGCTATCCGCGAGAGCTGCGTACCAGCATCGAGGACCTCGGCCGCGTCTTCGTGGCCGCACCGAACGGTACCCAGATTCCGCTGATCGAACTGGCCAAGATAGAGTTCGTGCGCGGCCCCATGGTCATCAAGTCGGAGGACGCCTTCCTGACCGGCTACGTCATTTTTGATAAGAAAGCCGGTCACTCGGAAGTCAACGTCGTGGAAACCGCGCGCGCCTACCTGAACGATAAGATCCGAACCGGCGAACTGATTTTGCCCTCAGGGGCAAGCTTCACTTTCGCCGGCAGCTACGAGAACCAGGTGCGGGCGCAAAAGAAACTCAGCATCGTGCTCCCACTGGCCCTTGTTATCATCTTCATGATCCTGTACATGCAGTTCAGGAGTGTGTCGACCAGCCTGCTCGTCTTTACCGGCGTCTTCGTGGCCTGGTCGGGCGGGTTTCTCATGCTCTGGCTGTATGGACAGAACTGGTTTCTGGACGTCTCCATTTTCGGCATTGACCTTCGGGAATTGTTCCAGGTACGCCAATACAACCTGTCCGTGGCGGTGTGGGTGGGATTCCTGGCCCTGTTCGGGATTGCCACCGACGACGGAGTAATTATCGCGACCTATCTCAGGCAGGTCTTCCGCGCACAGAAACCATCCAGCGTCAGGGAGATTCGCGAGGCTACGGTACTGGCGGGCAAGCGCAGGATACGCCCGGCCCTGATGACCTCGGCCACGACTATCCTGGCCCTGCTGCCGGTGATAACCTCCACCGGCAAGGGAGCCGACATCATGGTGCCGATGGCCATCCCGTCGTTCGGCGGGATGACTGTGGTGCTCATCACGACCTTCGTGGTACCAACACTCTACAGCGCAGTCGCCGAGTACCGGCTCAAGAGACAGTCACACCCGGCTACTTCAGAAGCAACATCTTAA